A window from Malacoplasma iowae encodes these proteins:
- the rplK gene encoding 50S ribosomal protein L11, with protein MLVAFKDPKITRIAKIELIGGQAKPGPALASIGINMAEFTKQFNDKTKDQNGEVIPCIITAYKDKSFKFEVKTTPTAVLLKKAAGISSGSKNAKTETVATISKEKALEIAKYKMKDLNANDEEAALRLVAGTAKQMGIKIEGVSPYKNSGSKS; from the coding sequence TTGCTTGTGGCTTTTAAAGATCCAAAGATTACAAGAATTGCCAAAATCGAGTTAATTGGTGGTCAAGCTAAACCAGGTCCTGCTTTAGCTTCTATTGGAATTAACATGGCAGAATTTACTAAACAATTTAATGACAAAACAAAAGATCAAAATGGGGAAGTTATTCCTTGTATTATTACAGCATATAAAGATAAATCATTTAAATTTGAAGTTAAGACAACTCCTACAGCTGTTTTATTAAAAAAAGCAGCAGGGATAAGTTCTGGTTCAAAGAATGCTAAAACTGAAACAGTTGCTACTATTTCAAAAGAAAAAGCTTTAGAAATAGCTAAATACAAAATGAAAGATTTAAATGCAAATGATGAAGAAGCAGCTTTAAGATTAGTTGCTGGAACAGCGAAACAAATGGGAATAAAAATTGAAGGTGTTAGTCCATATAAAAATAGTGGGAGCAAATCATAA
- a CDS encoding TIR domain-containing protein — translation MKKVYISCYENNDRFYKNTIVNFNRNRNETLFKLIDSNESSFNEIQKGNPYFIELVKQLILKDSEVTIFLIGEETKKRKIVDWEARATMLQNGFLKKSGIIIIYLPDIVEKYGTKIPRSVLPTILQKNLQKPDVFAIETTWEKISKDFFNLEKLISVAYAYAKISEYELDDEYKKENSHNMNI, via the coding sequence ATGAAAAAAGTATACATAAGTTGCTATGAAAACAATGATCGTTTTTATAAAAATACAATTGTTAATTTTAATAGAAATAGAAATGAAACTTTATTTAAACTTATAGATTCAAATGAATCTAGTTTCAATGAAATTCAGAAAGGAAACCCCTATTTTATTGAATTGGTTAAACAACTTATTTTAAAAGATAGTGAAGTAACAATTTTCTTAATTGGAGAAGAAACAAAAAAAAGAAAAATTGTTGATTGAGAAGCAAGAGCAACTATGCTACAAAATGGATTTTTAAAAAAATCTGGAATAATAATAATTTATTTACCAGACATTGTTGAAAAATATGGAACTAAAATTCCAAGAAGTGTTCTTCCAACAATATTACAAAAAAACCTTCAAAAACCAGATGTGTTTGCAATAGAAACTACATGAGAAAAAATTAGTAAGGATTTTTTTAACTTGGAAAAATTAATTAGTGTTGCGTATGCATATGCAAAAATATCTGAATATGAATTAGATGATGAATATAAAAAAGAAAATAGTCACAATATGAATATATAA
- a CDS encoding ABC transporter permease, which produces MNNQKNRQIKSSFKSLFLFSFRLISKKAFVICSIIAYALVICLYTSIIPVMSDKAPITLFRSSYSTSLLMLLVSAVISVIAVEIFRTPIDDGTELLIVSKPISRKEIVFTKLLIFLIYVVSVSIVGTIITAFTFINRSSSRQDSTTLVLGVLLGTVVNGLLFGSITTILSIYFKKIVSMVISVGVSFALLIVTFLGSFTIKSPVQILQDRGYTITPITVLDSSKDNKTNTEKLLKTNALFSTGLPQGETLPKAWNSASSASPYKTFSFFDFGYQLSSLYTLSYSSPSVSSVIGEMSFSSTPVELIFDESYKLASNPLLTKVHITAEDIKPGTGTTPSKPSTKIDLIPINVGSYDLIPQISNSTSIQFDKEWKNVYKYNVPDDFIQSKSTDELIKIWDDAWNKYGKADTSSDAQYVSNYEVSTDKETLDFLNNYFKQPGHSLNNSDIVAVLRELCLIQLGGLLKLSQVKNLTVKDTETNKEYTTILRLGGSKIERKKPEEVSKIIRQKKETNEQIKIEDFLSLRGYTTKFKWNGNTYKISLLGGYGNSVYYKNFVKTSTKSLLNKNYTIPLWISVSVVVFASASALYFKRDFA; this is translated from the coding sequence ATGAATAATCAAAAAAATAGGCAAATAAAAAGTTCATTCAAATCATTATTTCTTTTTTCTTTTAGATTAATTAGTAAAAAAGCATTTGTGATATGTTCAATCATAGCTTATGCCTTAGTTATATGTCTATATACATCTATAATTCCAGTAATGTCAGATAAGGCACCTATAACTTTATTTAGAAGTTCTTATTCTACTTCATTACTAATGTTACTAGTATCAGCTGTTATTTCTGTTATAGCTGTAGAAATATTTAGAACACCAATAGATGATGGAACCGAATTGCTTATAGTCAGTAAACCAATTAGTAGAAAAGAAATAGTATTTACAAAACTTTTAATATTTTTAATATATGTTGTTTCAGTTTCAATAGTTGGAACAATAATTACAGCTTTCACATTTATTAATAGAAGTTCATCAAGACAAGATAGTACAACATTAGTTTTAGGTGTTTTACTTGGAACAGTTGTTAACGGTTTACTTTTTGGATCAATAACTACTATCTTATCAATTTACTTTAAAAAAATTGTTTCAATGGTAATATCAGTTGGTGTTTCTTTTGCATTATTGATAGTTACTTTTTTGGGATCATTTACAATTAAGTCTCCAGTTCAAATATTACAAGATAGAGGGTATACAATTACACCTATCACAGTGCTTGATTCTTCAAAAGATAATAAAACAAACACTGAAAAATTATTAAAAACTAATGCATTATTTTCAACAGGTTTACCACAAGGCGAAACTCTTCCAAAAGCTTGGAATAGTGCATCAAGTGCTAGCCCTTATAAGACATTTTCATTCTTTGATTTTGGATATCAATTATCAAGTTTATACACACTGTCATACTCATCTCCAAGTGTAAGTAGTGTAATAGGGGAAATGTCTTTTAGTAGTACTCCAGTTGAACTAATATTTGATGAATCATATAAATTAGCTTCAAATCCATTATTAACAAAAGTTCATATAACAGCTGAAGATATTAAACCAGGAACTGGTACAACTCCTTCAAAACCATCAACTAAAATTGATTTAATACCAATAAATGTTGGATCATATGATTTAATTCCTCAGATTTCTAATTCAACATCAATTCAATTTGATAAAGAATGAAAAAATGTATACAAATATAATGTTCCAGATGATTTTATTCAGTCTAAATCAACTGATGAATTAATTAAGATATGAGATGATGCTTGAAATAAATATGGTAAAGCAGATACTTCAAGTGATGCACAATATGTTTCAAATTATGAAGTATCAACAGATAAAGAAACTTTAGATTTTTTAAATAATTATTTTAAACAACCAGGTCATTCATTAAATAACTCAGATATTGTTGCTGTGTTAAGAGAACTTTGTTTAATTCAATTAGGTGGATTATTGAAACTATCACAAGTTAAAAATCTTACAGTAAAAGATACTGAAACTAATAAAGAATATACAACTATCCTTCGTTTAGGTGGATCAAAAATAGAAAGAAAAAAACCTGAAGAAGTTAGTAAAATAATTAGACAAAAAAAAGAAACTAATGAACAAATAAAAATAGAGGATTTTTTATCACTAAGAGGATATACAACTAAATTTAAATGAAATGGTAACACATATAAAATTAGTTTATTAGGTGGCTATGGAAATAGCGTTTATTATAAAAACTTTGTTAAAACATCTACTAAATCTTTATTAAATAAAAATTACACAATTCCATTATGAATTAGTGTTTCAGTAGTTGTTTTTGCATCAGCATCTGCGTTATATTTCAAAAGGGACTTTGCTTAA
- a CDS encoding ABC transporter ATP-binding protein, translating to MNTDLQKKLLKDFEKEHLTNNIQNNVINQNKDLIEVKNKNEVFLEVNNLRKQYNKKAKPAVNNISFKVLAGEFHAFIGANGAGKTTTIKSIVGAYAEFEGEIKISGISNREKSSRLKLGYIPESARFPSKMSSYLYLKSMAELNGLTPKEAKEFTERILKEFNMWNLRNVSPNKFSSGQKKKILLAQSLSNNPDLLIMDEPTANLDPKSRIAFFEILKDLQSKGKSIFISSHILSELDIYANALTILDGGKIVFTGKRNQDETKNKEIYKLVTENELSNKLNSRAKTLKVEIKDYHSSEANTYIVSSETKKSMNEFIKDVMDSNRIVKFEKYHLSIEELYKKFVILGSVHTNNQADEEENQEIKNKQEDKEKPKKEEKQKNS from the coding sequence ATGAATACAGATTTACAGAAAAAATTATTAAAAGATTTTGAAAAAGAACATTTAACAAATAACATCCAAAATAATGTTATTAATCAAAATAAAGATCTAATTGAAGTTAAAAATAAAAATGAAGTTTTTCTAGAAGTAAATAACCTTAGAAAACAATACAACAAAAAAGCAAAACCTGCTGTTAATAACATTTCATTTAAAGTATTAGCTGGTGAGTTCCATGCATTTATAGGTGCTAATGGTGCAGGTAAAACAACAACAATAAAATCTATTGTTGGTGCCTATGCTGAATTTGAAGGTGAAATAAAAATTTCTGGAATAAGCAATAGAGAAAAAAGTTCTAGATTAAAACTTGGATATATTCCTGAAAGTGCAAGATTTCCATCAAAAATGTCATCATACTTATATTTAAAAAGTATGGCAGAACTTAATGGTTTAACTCCAAAAGAAGCTAAAGAATTTACTGAAAGAATACTAAAAGAATTTAATATGTGAAATCTAAGAAATGTTTCACCTAATAAATTTTCAAGTGGTCAGAAAAAGAAGATTTTATTAGCACAATCTTTATCTAATAATCCAGATTTGTTGATAATGGATGAACCAACAGCAAATCTGGATCCTAAATCAAGAATTGCTTTCTTTGAAATTCTTAAGGACTTACAAAGTAAGGGAAAATCTATTTTTATTTCTTCTCACATACTTTCTGAATTAGATATTTATGCTAATGCATTAACGATTCTTGATGGTGGAAAAATTGTATTCACTGGTAAGAGAAATCAAGATGAAACAAAAAATAAAGAAATATATAAATTAGTTACAGAAAATGAATTATCAAATAAATTAAATAGTAGAGCAAAAACATTAAAAGTAGAAATTAAAGATTATCACTCTTCTGAAGCTAATACATATATAGTAAGTTCTGAAACAAAAAAAAGTATGAATGAATTCATTAAAGATGTTATGGACTCAAATAGAATTGTTAAATTTGAAAAATATCATTTATCAATAGAAGAATTATATAAAAAATTTGTTATTCTTGGTTCTGTTCATACAAATAATCAAGCAGACGAGGAAGAAAACCAAGAAATAAAAAACAAACAAGAAGATAAAGAAAAGCCAAAAAAAGAAGAAAAACAAAAAAATAGTTAA
- a CDS encoding TIR domain-containing protein, translating to MKKVYISCYSNEHQKYKNTLLDYGKNKKLFLTNFSNEKDFDFLNTNNTDDEIIKSVKLKILKDSDVSIFLIGKETSSRKIIDWELRASMINYGVLKNCGIIVVYLPEITDEFKEKIPRSVLPEILYKNISNPDCHIVETTWNRINKEVGHLEKLLNLALCYKDLSKYKIDKNIKIKNSSKYNMF from the coding sequence ATGAAAAAAGTATACATTAGTTGTTATTCAAATGAACATCAAAAATATAAAAACACATTATTAGACTATGGAAAAAATAAAAAATTGTTTTTAACTAATTTTTCTAATGAAAAAGATTTTGATTTTTTAAACACCAATAATACTGATGATGAAATAATCAAAAGTGTTAAATTAAAAATTTTAAAAGATAGCGATGTATCTATATTTTTAATTGGTAAAGAGACTTCATCAAGAAAAATAATTGATTGGGAATTACGTGCTTCAATGATTAACTATGGTGTATTAAAGAATTGTGGAATTATAGTGGTTTATTTGCCTGAGATAACAGATGAATTCAAAGAAAAAATTCCTAGATCAGTATTACCTGAAATCCTTTATAAAAATATTTCAAATCCAGATTGTCACATTGTAGAAACTACATGAAATAGAATAAACAAAGAAGTTGGTCATTTAGAAAAACTACTTAACTTAGCATTATGCTATAAAGATCTATCAAAATACAAAATTGATAAAAATATTAAAATAAAAAATTCATCAAAATATAATATGTTCTAA
- a CDS encoding thiamine-binding protein, whose protein sequence is MKNATLSLKILRINHDKDIVFKMVDDVIDIIKNSNLNYLVGPSETTIDGNIDELMNLLSSIMNFVKESSDPVFISSQFYYQKRGITPLEEKIKNK, encoded by the coding sequence ATGAAAAACGCTACACTTTCATTAAAAATTTTAAGAATTAATCATGATAAAGATATTGTTTTTAAAATGGTTGATGACGTTATAGATATTATTAAAAATTCTAATCTTAATTATTTGGTTGGACCAAGTGAAACAACAATAGATGGAAATATAGATGAATTGATGAATTTATTAAGTTCAATAATGAATTTTGTAAAAGAAAGTTCAGACCCAGTTTTTATTAGTTCGCAATTTTATTATCAAAAAAGAGGTATAACACCTCTAGAAGAAAAAATTAAAAATAAATAA
- a CDS encoding ATP-binding cassette domain-containing protein, whose product MIEFKNVTIKNFNQDNTVLENINLLIPNNSFVAIIGNSGVGKTTFLNSIVKNCEIVDGEIIVDNKKISLLKRKQLVDFRKSVGWISQKNTLIDDLTVYDNLRINYKNQKNPFLRFFNFLNKKDKENLVAILDKLNIADKCYQKVKYLSGGQQRRVEIAKLLLNKYKIIVADEPLSNLDTKSSTDVLSLLKMIKDENNSTILLTIHDVDQIVNNIGDAIIFKNKKLVFNGSINKISRKELVNYYG is encoded by the coding sequence ATGATTGAATTTAAAAATGTAACAATAAAAAATTTTAACCAAGATAATACAGTTTTAGAAAACATTAATTTATTAATTCCAAACAATTCCTTTGTTGCAATTATTGGTAATTCAGGTGTTGGAAAAACAACATTTCTTAATTCTATTGTAAAAAACTGTGAAATAGTTGATGGTGAAATTATTGTTGATAATAAAAAAATATCTTTGTTGAAGAGAAAACAACTTGTAGATTTTAGAAAATCAGTTGGATGAATTAGTCAAAAAAATACATTGATTGATGATTTAACTGTTTATGATAACCTAAGAATCAATTATAAAAACCAAAAAAATCCTTTTCTAAGATTTTTTAATTTTTTAAACAAAAAAGATAAAGAAAATTTAGTTGCAATTTTAGATAAATTAAATATAGCTGATAAATGTTATCAAAAAGTTAAATATCTAAGTGGTGGCCAACAAAGGAGGGTCGAGATAGCTAAATTACTTTTAAACAAATACAAAATTATAGTTGCTGATGAACCTTTATCTAACTTAGATACTAAAAGTTCTACAGATGTATTGAGTTTATTGAAGATGATTAAAGATGAAAATAATTCCACAATATTATTAACAATTCACGATGTTGATCAAATAGTAAATAATATTGGTGATGCTATTATTTTTAAAAATAAAAAACTTGTATTCAATGGTTCAATTAATAAAATTTCAAGAAAAGAGCTTGTTAATTATTATGGATAA
- the cypl gene encoding ABC transporter thiamine pyrophosphate-binding lipoprotein p37/Cypl: MKNKKKLTLLFSVSTMLIPFVLSGCSNDNNTYTFYLSSSHDNGEGIDNGKQFAKRIEQIVNQQNAKTNLPKIKINYHLVTDPQVKISKLKNGSADFAFIPMGKSIDNQLVNYSQPKIQTLTDAFVFDKEDDKFYSDGGTNDPLRIIAEEMQKVSFDKNPIFENWGLSFGWNNIRHDDFYAKDSKTSNYILTDHYRGMIVLNGTDEDIKKAENAWDTRDWESFRNLGIIYGDQSSDGNYKLQELLLKKHFKKDKNWTLNSDIEKYPDKYLKDDFGNTKMGISSNVISFTDEASFAWTPSNKTSYKTPNGKKIKILTVTDPLYYDIGFFSKRITGALLDNFIYAFKYLEINNLNTYGASIGYNGYREIKNYQTEVLDKYNKTFNG; this comes from the coding sequence ATGAAAAATAAGAAAAAATTAACATTGTTATTCTCTGTTTCTACTATGCTTATTCCTTTTGTTTTAAGTGGTTGTAGTAATGATAATAATACTTATACATTTTACTTGTCTTCATCTCATGATAATGGTGAGGGGATAGACAATGGTAAACAATTTGCAAAAAGAATAGAGCAAATAGTTAATCAACAAAATGCAAAGACTAATCTTCCAAAAATTAAAATTAATTATCATTTGGTAACAGACCCTCAAGTTAAAATTTCTAAATTAAAAAATGGTTCAGCAGATTTTGCTTTTATACCGATGGGAAAATCTATTGATAATCAATTAGTAAACTATTCTCAACCAAAAATTCAAACATTAACTGATGCTTTTGTTTTTGATAAAGAAGATGATAAATTTTATTCTGATGGTGGAACAAATGATCCCTTAAGAATAATTGCTGAAGAAATGCAAAAAGTTTCTTTTGATAAAAATCCTATATTTGAAAATTGAGGATTATCATTTGGGTGAAACAATATAAGACATGATGATTTTTATGCAAAAGATTCAAAAACAAGTAATTACATACTTACAGATCATTATAGAGGAATGATTGTCTTAAATGGGACTGATGAGGATATAAAAAAAGCAGAAAATGCTTGAGATACAAGAGATTGGGAAAGTTTTAGAAATTTAGGAATAATATATGGTGATCAAAGTTCTGATGGCAATTATAAACTACAAGAACTTTTGTTAAAAAAACATTTTAAAAAAGATAAAAATTGAACACTTAATTCTGATATTGAAAAATACCCAGATAAATATTTGAAAGACGATTTTGGAAATACTAAAATGGGTATTAGTTCAAATGTTATAAGTTTTACAGATGAAGCATCTTTTGCATGAACTCCATCTAACAAAACATCATATAAAACCCCTAATGGAAAAAAAATAAAAATACTTACAGTGACAGACCCTTTATATTATGATATTGGTTTCTTTAGTAAAAGAATAACTGGAGCTTTATTAGATAATTTCATATATGCTTTTAAATATTTAGAAATTAATAATTTAAATACATATGGAGCAAGCATTGGTTATAACGGATATAGAGAAATTAAAAATTACCAAACAGAAGTTTTAGATAAATATAACAAGACATTTAATGGTTAA
- the metK gene encoding methionine adenosyltransferase codes for MEFKKIVTSESVGAGHPDKICDQISDAILDECLKQDPNARVACEVMAANRLIVIGGEITTNCYVDLTKTAWGVLMPLGYSEEDFTIISNVNSQSPDISQSVIKNDGDIGAGDQGIVFGYATNETKNFMPLSINMANDLVKTLALVSKTQGYTFIKSDMKSQVSIDFTDNNNPKIVNMLMSVQHSEDYNVNDFETIISLVMDSIAKKYNMNLDFQKIINPSKKFIIGGPIGDTGLTGRKIIVDTYGGIAKHGGGAFSGKDGTKTDRSGAYYARYIAKNIVASGLCDKCEIQLAFAIGVKKPIAFYIDTFNTNKISEEKIYEIVKKVFNNSVSEIIDLFELRKPIYKNLATYGHFGREELNVKWEKLDKVEKIKELINTI; via the coding sequence ATGGAATTTAAAAAAATAGTAACAAGTGAATCAGTTGGTGCTGGGCACCCAGATAAAATATGTGATCAAATTTCTGATGCAATTTTGGATGAATGTTTAAAACAAGATCCAAATGCTAGAGTGGCTTGTGAAGTTATGGCAGCTAACAGGTTAATTGTTATTGGAGGAGAAATCACAACAAATTGTTATGTTGATTTAACAAAAACAGCATGAGGTGTATTAATGCCTTTAGGGTACAGTGAAGAAGATTTTACAATAATATCTAATGTTAATAGTCAATCACCAGATATTAGTCAATCAGTTATTAAAAATGATGGTGATATAGGTGCTGGTGACCAAGGTATTGTTTTTGGATATGCCACAAATGAAACAAAAAATTTTATGCCCCTATCAATTAATATGGCTAATGATTTGGTTAAAACATTAGCTTTAGTAAGCAAAACTCAAGGTTATACATTTATAAAAAGTGATATGAAATCTCAAGTTAGTATTGATTTTACAGACAACAATAACCCTAAAATTGTAAATATGCTAATGAGTGTGCAACATTCAGAAGATTATAATGTTAATGATTTTGAAACAATAATTTCATTAGTAATGGATTCAATTGCTAAAAAATATAATATGAATTTAGATTTTCAAAAAATAATAAATCCATCAAAAAAATTTATTATCGGCGGTCCAATTGGAGATACTGGTCTAACTGGTAGAAAAATAATTGTTGATACATATGGTGGAATTGCTAAACATGGTGGTGGTGCTTTTAGTGGTAAGGATGGAACTAAAACTGATAGAAGTGGTGCATACTATGCTAGATATATAGCGAAAAACATTGTTGCTAGCGGATTATGTGATAAGTGTGAAATTCAATTAGCTTTTGCAATTGGGGTAAAAAAACCAATAGCTTTCTATATCGATACATTTAATACAAATAAAATAAGTGAAGAAAAAATTTATGAAATTGTTAAAAAGGTATTTAATAATTCAGTTAGTGAAATAATTGATCTATTTGAATTAAGAAAACCAATATACAAAAATCTTGCGACATATGGACATTTTGGAAGAGAAGAATTAAATGTAAAATGAGAAAAACTTGATAAAGTAGAAAAAATAAAAGAACTGATTAATACAATATAA
- a CDS encoding iron chelate uptake ABC transporter family permease subunit, translated as MKSYERFNMLRNKITFTNKKRLKNPLILIVLFVLVCLFAIMILFLDAEFGFTTLNLVFWKQILAIVCGASCLGIGTYLLQEMTNNKLADTSILGIGNINLIVSIFLVISFNVSNYEQSKNFLTTNSWIFTIFSFLTVLCLYLLSFSNKKFSSSKMMFIGIVLNFLLIGLYYGLITFVPSNKKDYIQEYLNGTISTPSDVQFLIGYILLFISICWIFIIKKKIFILYTDYVIAKTIGIKPNNLNFQVIFIIGILSGVAFFMLGNIVLLGLLGASCSYLIFKRNYNYSIFGSALICILFMFIAFFLNNNILSIFFPKLSNLAIYWFPIIGVIYFVYLLIKRYK; from the coding sequence ATGAAGTCATATGAAAGATTTAATATGCTAAGAAATAAAATAACTTTTACAAATAAAAAAAGATTAAAAAACCCTTTGATATTAATTGTTTTATTTGTTTTGGTTTGCTTATTTGCAATAATGATTTTGTTTCTTGATGCTGAGTTTGGTTTTACAACATTAAATTTAGTATTTTGAAAACAAATTTTAGCTATTGTATGTGGTGCTTCTTGTTTGGGAATTGGAACATATTTATTACAAGAAATGACTAATAACAAACTTGCTGATACATCGATTCTTGGTATTGGTAATATTAATTTAATTGTTTCTATATTTCTAGTTATTTCTTTTAATGTTTCAAACTATGAGCAATCAAAGAATTTTCTAACAACAAATTCTTGAATTTTTACAATATTTTCTTTCTTGACTGTATTGTGTCTTTATTTATTATCATTTTCAAATAAAAAGTTTTCTTCATCAAAAATGATGTTTATAGGTATTGTTTTAAACTTTTTATTGATTGGTTTATATTATGGTTTAATAACTTTTGTTCCTTCAAATAAAAAAGACTATATTCAAGAATATCTTAATGGAACAATTAGCACTCCTAGTGATGTTCAATTTTTAATTGGTTATATTCTGTTATTTATAAGTATTTGTTGAATATTTATAATTAAAAAAAAGATATTTATTTTATATACAGATTATGTAATTGCAAAGACTATAGGAATAAAACCAAACAATTTAAATTTCCAAGTTATTTTTATAATTGGGATCTTAAGTGGTGTTGCATTTTTTATGTTAGGAAACATTGTTTTGCTTGGTCTTTTGGGAGCTTCTTGCTCATACCTAATTTTTAAAAGAAATTATAATTATTCAATTTTTGGATCAGCTTTAATTTGTATATTATTCATGTTTATTGCATTTTTCTTAAACAACAATATATTGTCAATTTTCTTTCCTAAATTATCAAATTTAGCAATATACTGATTTCCTATAATTGGTGTTATTTATTTTGTTTATTTATTAATTAAAAGATATAAGTAG
- a CDS encoding iron chelate uptake ABC transporter family permease subunit: protein MLIFVFCFFFQTNNFLLPTKNYLIQLISCALCGFIIPFSGSSMQGVTRNELAGPTTLGFLPLTTTSLVIYLLIDKAFPNVLNIYVEYFINLFLAIFSIGIIYLIAKKSKKKFFLILMGLMFGVLIGAINSLLVYLLPNFQISYSPFLGNLQIRTDEIYIYSSMAFNIVGLLMILIVGRKITIIQNNDDLASSLGINVKRIFLISSFGSILISIGSTLLIGSIVGIAIVFPIIVRKILRKNNFYTCSFLSSIWTSSLLIVSCMLNYRFGYGLNFFCMFIIAPIFLYVVSRKKF from the coding sequence ATACTAATTTTTGTTTTTTGTTTCTTTTTTCAAACAAATAATTTTCTTTTACCAACAAAAAACTATTTAATACAATTAATTTCATGTGCTTTATGTGGTTTTATAATTCCATTTTCTGGTTCATCAATGCAGGGTGTTACAAGGAACGAACTTGCTGGCCCCACAACATTAGGGTTTTTACCATTAACAACCACAAGTTTGGTAATTTATCTTTTGATAGATAAAGCTTTTCCTAATGTCTTAAATATTTATGTTGAATATTTTATAAATCTTTTTCTTGCTATATTTTCTATAGGAATAATTTACCTAATAGCAAAAAAGAGCAAAAAGAAATTCTTTTTAATATTAATGGGTTTAATGTTTGGAGTACTTATTGGAGCAATTAATTCCTTATTAGTTTATCTACTGCCAAATTTCCAAATAAGTTATTCTCCATTTCTTGGAAATTTACAAATTAGAACTGATGAAATATATATTTATTCAAGCATGGCTTTTAATATTGTTGGTTTATTAATGATATTAATTGTTGGAAGAAAGATAACAATTATTCAAAACAATGATGATTTAGCAAGTTCATTAGGCATAAATGTAAAAAGAATATTTTTAATTTCATCTTTTGGAAGTATATTAATTTCTATTGGGTCAACACTATTGATTGGATCAATAGTTGGGATAGCAATTGTATTCCCAATAATAGTAAGAAAAATACTTAGAAAAAATAACTTTTACACTTGTAGTTTTCTTTCTTCTATTTGAACTAGTAGTTTATTAATTGTTAGTTGCATGCTAAATTATAGATTTGGTTATGGACTTAATTTCTTTTGCATGTTTATAATAGCTCCAATTTTTTTATATGTTGTATCGAGAAAGAAGTTTTAG
- a CDS encoding OsmC family protein, translating to MSIRQYNTKLSYKPNTHVSIATNGQFSITMDPLHHPEQGVQGMTPIEAFISSICGCELAVIAGYQKIKKMDIKDVKIDVKAERETNPTDGYYGLTSMEINYYFDSTNTEQELENFIKFVHDACPLHATISRAVPIKSVIHKI from the coding sequence ATGTCAATAAGACAATACAACACTAAACTTTCATACAAACCAAACACACATGTTTCAATAGCAACAAATGGCCAGTTCTCTATAACTATGGACCCACTTCACCATCCAGAACAAGGTGTACAAGGAATGACACCAATAGAAGCTTTTATAAGTTCTATTTGTGGATGCGAACTAGCAGTTATAGCTGGTTATCAAAAAATAAAGAAAATGGATATAAAAGATGTAAAAATAGATGTTAAAGCAGAACGTGAAACAAACCCAACTGATGGATATTATGGGTTAACTTCTATGGAAATAAATTATTATTTTGATTCTACAAACACTGAACAAGAATTAGAAAACTTTATAAAATTTGTTCATGATGCTTGTCCACTTCATGCAACTATATCTAGAGCTGTTCCAATTAAATCTGTGATACACAAAATATAA